A genomic window from Quercus lobata isolate SW786 chromosome 10, ValleyOak3.0 Primary Assembly, whole genome shotgun sequence includes:
- the LOC115964024 gene encoding snakin-2-like, protein MMALRVLFFLGALLFCFTMVSSDIKIEEELPLPSQLIVKDGNRRLMQEIDCGGLCKQRCSLHSRPNLCNRACGTCCVRCKCVPPGTAGNRELCGTCYTDMTTHGNKTKCP, encoded by the exons ATGATGGCATTACGTGTGCTCTTTTTCTTGGGGGCTTTACTCTTCTGCTTTACAATG GTTTCATCTGATATCAAGATTGAAGAAGAGCTACCCCTTCCTAGCCAG cTTATTGTGAAAGATGGAAACAGAAGGCTCATGCAGGAAATTG attGTGGAGGTTTGTGCAAGCAGAGGTGTAGTCTTCACTCGAGGCCGAACTTGTGCAACAGGGCATGTGGCACGTGCTGTGTGAGGTGCAAGTGTGTGCCACCTGGTACTGCAGGGAACAGAGAGCTCTGTGGAACATGCTACACTGATATGACCACCCATGGAAACAAGACCAAATGTCCATAG